AGAAATCTCCGAATCAGTCAGTAAAAACACCGATTATCTGGTCGCCGGCGCCGAACCCGGCTCTAAACTGGAAAAAGCCAAGAAACTGGGAGTAAAAATTATTGAAGAAAAAGAATTACTGGAAATGTTAAAATAACCATATATGTCTGATTTTGATAAAAAAACTTTGGAATATCTGGCGGAACTGGGACGGATAGAATTGGCCGAATCCGAAAAATCAAAACTCCTTAAGGATTTACAGGAAATCCTTAATTATTTTCAGGAATTGGAAAAAGTAGACACTACCGATGTTGAGCCGATGTCCGGCGGCACGTTTCAGGAAAATATTTTTAGAACCGATGAAACAAAAGAAGGAAAAAATGAAAAACTGGCTGAATTATTCCCTGAAAAAGAAAATGATTTCTTAAAAATTCCGCCGGTATTTTCCGCCGAAGGCGGATCCGCCTCGGGCGGAGAATAAGAATATGGATTTTAAAAATCTCACAATTAAAAATTTTCACGAGGGGCTGATAAAAAAAGAATTTTCCGCCGTGGAAATCACTGAATTTTTTTTTGATTACATCAAAGAAAAAGATGAAAAGATTAAAGCTTATTTAAGTTTGGGAAAAGAAAACGCCTTAAACCAGGCAAAACAAGCGGATTTATCTTTGAGCGAAGGAAAAAATCCCGGAGTTTTAGCCGGCGTTCCCTTGGCGATTAAAGATAATATTTTGATTGAAGGCCGGCCATGTACCGCGGCTTCAAAAATTTTGGAAAATTATCAAGCCGCTTACGACGCCACTGTTATCAAAAAATTAAAAACAGCCGGTTCGGTTTTTCTCGGCAAAACCAATCTTGATGAATTCGCTATGGGCTCTTCAACTGAAAACTCGGCTTTCCAAATAACTCGCAATCCCGCTGATTTGGAAAAAGTGCCCGGCGGTTCTTCCGGCGGCTCGGCCGCTGCCGTGGCTTCGGGTATGGCTATTGCCGCTTTGGGCTCTGATACAGGTGGTTCTATCCGCCAACCGGCCAGTTTCTGCGGGGTGGTGGGTTTAAAACCAACTTATGGCGCGGTTTCGCGATATGGGCTAATTGCCATGGCTTCCAGTTTGGACCAGATCGGGCCCATCACCAAAACTGTGGAAGACGCGGAAATTTTATTTGACGCCATCAAAGGAAAAGACCCAATGGATTCAACTTCGGTTGAGTTTAAACTCAAAACTCAAAACTCAAAACTCAAAACCTTAACCATTGGTTTGCCGGAAGAATATTTTATTAAAGGGTTGGACAAAAAAACTACCAAAGCCATTGACGGAGTAATCAAAAATTTAGAAGGCCAAGGTTTTAAATTCAAAAAAATCAGTTTGCCTCACACTAAATACGCTCTTTCCTGTTATTACATTATTATGCCGGCTGAGGCCAGCACGAATTTGGCAAGATATGACGGCATCAGATATTCGCGATTAAATAATATCAGCATAAATCAGCGTGGTAATCAGCATAAATCAGCGTTGAATAATATTTATTTCAACCAGCGGAGCGGGGGATTCGGGAAAGAAGTTAAACGAAGAATCATTTTAGGGACTTTTGTTTTGTCCAGCGGCTATTATGATTCCTATTATCTCAAAGCCCAGAAAGTCAGAAGATTGATAAAAGAAGATTTTGACAAAGCATTTGAAGAAGTTGATGTTATTTTAACGCCGGTTTCGCCGACTCCGGCTTTTAAAATCGGCGAGAAAACCGATAATCCTTTAGAAATGTATCTTTCCGACATTTTCACCATTCCTGTCAACCTTGCCGGTTTGCCGGCAATTTCTATCCCAGCGCGGATAAACGCGGATAAATGCGGATTAAATATCAGCATAAATCAGCGTGGTAATCAGCATAAATCAGCGCTACCTATAGGATTTCAGCTTATCGGCAAACATTTCCGAGAAACGGATATTCTGGAAATAGGAAAATTATACGAAAAAAGTTTATAATTCTTAATAAGAATGGATACCATTATCAACTATCTTCTTAATTTCAGAAATTCAACAATTGATTTTTTCATGCCTTATTTCGGATGGATTAAATTTATTTCTCTGATAATTTCCGGTCTTTTGCTTTGGGGAATTATTTATTGCGTAAAAAAGTTGTCTTTTTTTAATTCAAAAATTGAGCAGTATAT
This DNA window, taken from bacterium, encodes the following:
- the gatC gene encoding Asp-tRNA(Asn)/Glu-tRNA(Gln) amidotransferase subunit GatC encodes the protein MSDFDKKTLEYLAELGRIELAESEKSKLLKDLQEILNYFQELEKVDTTDVEPMSGGTFQENIFRTDETKEGKNEKLAELFPEKENDFLKIPPVFSAEGGSASGGE
- the gatA gene encoding Asp-tRNA(Asn)/Glu-tRNA(Gln) amidotransferase subunit GatA, with the translated sequence MDFKNLTIKNFHEGLIKKEFSAVEITEFFFDYIKEKDEKIKAYLSLGKENALNQAKQADLSLSEGKNPGVLAGVPLAIKDNILIEGRPCTAASKILENYQAAYDATVIKKLKTAGSVFLGKTNLDEFAMGSSTENSAFQITRNPADLEKVPGGSSGGSAAAVASGMAIAALGSDTGGSIRQPASFCGVVGLKPTYGAVSRYGLIAMASSLDQIGPITKTVEDAEILFDAIKGKDPMDSTSVEFKLKTQNSKLKTLTIGLPEEYFIKGLDKKTTKAIDGVIKNLEGQGFKFKKISLPHTKYALSCYYIIMPAEASTNLARYDGIRYSRLNNISINQRGNQHKSALNNIYFNQRSGGFGKEVKRRIILGTFVLSSGYYDSYYLKAQKVRRLIKEDFDKAFEEVDVILTPVSPTPAFKIGEKTDNPLEMYLSDIFTIPVNLAGLPAISIPARINADKCGLNISINQRGNQHKSALPIGFQLIGKHFRETDILEIGKLYEKSL